One genomic window of Spartobacteria bacterium includes the following:
- a CDS encoding fibronectin type III domain-containing protein produces the protein MTRPENYLTHHLLSAIPQIAFQARYIQHHKHMYSSRFSQLIFLLARSLRNTKRTRTVKLLHIKQEKFMIKQKIPYLLISLILSFLAHPLYALQVTLEWEAPSTTIDGTAITDLSGFLVYYGTESGVYTKTLNNTDTEPKALIPDLEYNKTYYFSVRACTSNALESDYSEELIWHSPLMPDEDSDAISDAWELAHFAMLNAANSQSDSDADGMTDADEFIAGTDPLAGDKYPVVDIAIPVTGAVLTFVAQKTEGDGYENRERYYTLKRCTDLSAGIWDVVPGFDNILAMNQIVSFPIDETQQSVYYSTSIRLE, from the coding sequence ATGACCCGACCGGAAAACTATTTAACACATCATCTGTTATCGGCCATTCCTCAAATAGCATTTCAAGCAAGATATATACAACATCACAAACATATGTATAGCTCCCGCTTCTCACAACTGATTTTCCTGCTGGCACGATCCCTGCGCAACACAAAGCGGACTAGAACAGTTAAACTTCTTCACATTAAGCAGGAAAAATTCATGATAAAACAGAAAATACCTTATTTACTCATTTCACTAATACTCAGCTTTCTAGCGCATCCGCTTTATGCACTGCAAGTCACGCTGGAATGGGAGGCTCCGTCCACCACCATCGATGGAACAGCCATCACCGACCTGAGCGGATTCTTAGTTTACTACGGCACAGAATCGGGCGTATACACCAAAACATTAAACAACACCGACACCGAGCCCAAGGCACTCATACCCGATCTGGAATACAACAAAACCTATTACTTCTCTGTTCGTGCATGCACCTCCAATGCACTGGAGAGCGATTATTCTGAAGAGCTGATCTGGCATTCTCCGCTGATGCCTGATGAAGATAGCGACGCCATCTCAGATGCCTGGGAACTGGCCCATTTCGCCATGCTCAACGCCGCCAACAGCCAGAGCGACAGCGATGCTGACGGCATGACCGATGCCGACGAATTTATTGCAGGAACCGATCCGCTGGCCGGCGATAAATATCCCGTGGTCGACATAGCGATACCCGTAACCGGTGCTGTACTCACCTTCGTGGCACAGAAAACCGAAGGAGACGGCTATGAAAATCGCGAACGGTACTACACCCTCAAACGCTGCACCGACCTGTCGGCAGGGATATGGGACGTCGTCCCCGGATTTGACAATATCCTCGCCATGAACCAGATAGTCAGCTTTCCCATTGATGAAACACAGCAATCTGTATACTATTCAACATCCATTCGGCTGGAATAA
- a CDS encoding Gfo/Idh/MocA family oxidoreductase, with protein MKPAPPPGFHRKTVYTKTEKKNAPPLQKNGGGIFLFRIKHPSACNRWQLSTITSFTPLVKNDGRRKRSSHFVQIKHFLSPIFLPLFQGHTVAFRQVEGYSHSERRHKMINNDKPNVGLVGCGYWGPNLIRNFQSLAECHLKAVCDIDEARLAMIKTMNPTIETHTSYDIFINDEALDAVVIAVPVKYHFDLAFRSLMAGKHTFIEKPMAASVEECKKLIELAEHMNLTLMVGHTYLYSPAIRKIKELIDAGELGRIHYISSRRLNLGLYQKDINVVWDLAPHDISILLYLMDDYPTEINCRGKTTCNSKIPDVSNMTLTFADEGFATIHSSWLDPRKVRDMAIVGDSRMLVYDDLEDHEKIKIYDMRVDPQVVPNESRVAYHYGDMWAPYIVPAEPLRQECAHFIDCIVTGAKPLSDGKNGLDVVRILSLASDSMQNSGNNMIVRNGKPNCGELYIKTGAYE; from the coding sequence ATGAAACCGGCTCCTCCTCCCGGTTTTCATAGAAAGACGGTGTACACAAAAACAGAGAAAAAAAATGCTCCTCCGTTACAAAAAAACGGGGGGGGCATTTTTTTATTCAGAATAAAACACCCATCCGCATGTAACCGCTGGCAGCTATCGACGATTACATCATTTACCCCTCTGGTAAAAAACGACGGACGACGGAAGCGATCATCACATTTCGTCCAAATCAAGCATTTTTTATCACCGATATTCCTTCCCTTATTCCAGGGACATACGGTAGCATTCAGACAAGTCGAGGGCTACTCACACTCTGAGAGGAGGCACAAGATGATAAACAATGATAAGCCGAATGTAGGATTAGTTGGATGTGGATACTGGGGGCCCAACCTGATCCGTAATTTTCAGTCATTAGCAGAATGTCACTTAAAAGCAGTATGCGACATTGACGAGGCTCGACTGGCCATGATCAAGACCATGAATCCCACCATAGAAACCCACACCAGTTATGACATATTCATCAACGATGAAGCGCTGGATGCGGTGGTCATCGCGGTACCGGTCAAATATCACTTTGATTTGGCATTCCGCAGTTTAATGGCGGGGAAACACACTTTCATTGAAAAACCAATGGCTGCATCGGTGGAAGAATGCAAAAAACTGATTGAACTGGCCGAGCACATGAACCTGACCCTGATGGTTGGGCACACCTACCTGTATTCCCCTGCGATACGCAAGATCAAAGAACTCATTGATGCCGGAGAACTGGGACGAATCCATTACATCAGCTCTCGACGACTAAACCTGGGTTTGTATCAGAAAGACATCAATGTGGTCTGGGATCTTGCGCCGCATGATATCTCCATTCTACTCTATCTGATGGATGATTATCCTACGGAAATCAACTGTCGGGGAAAGACCACCTGCAACTCAAAAATTCCCGACGTATCCAATATGACACTGACCTTTGCCGACGAAGGATTTGCCACCATTCACAGCAGCTGGCTGGATCCGCGCAAAGTACGGGACATGGCCATTGTCGGAGATTCGAGGATGCTGGTCTATGACGATCTGGAGGATCACGAAAAGATCAAAATCTATGATATGCGGGTTGATCCGCAGGTGGTTCCCAACGAATCGCGTGTCGCCTATCATTATGGCGATATGTGGGCGCCCTACATCGTTCCCGCCGAACCGCTGCGCCAGGAATGTGCGCATTTCATCGACTGCATCGTTACGGGTGCCAAACCGCTGAGTGACGGCAAAAACGGACTGGACGTCGTACGCATTCTGTCGCTGGCATCGGATTCCATGCAGAACAGCGGGAACAACATGATTGTCAGGAACGGCAAACCGAACTGTGGTGAACTGTACATCAAAACAGGAGCCTACGAATGA
- a CDS encoding N-acetyltransferase has translation MRAPTTGSPRITPDVILGENVKIYDFTNIYGCEIGDDSSVGHFVEIQKGAKIGRRCKISTHTFICEGVTIEDDVFIGHSVTFINDRYPRATNADGSRQTENDWECIPTHIKRGASVGSGSTLLCGITVGENAIIGAGSVVTRDVPQNMIVAGNPARILKQATHGGN, from the coding sequence ATGAGGGCGCCAACGACCGGCAGCCCGCGCATCACCCCGGATGTCATTCTGGGCGAGAATGTGAAAATCTATGATTTCACCAACATCTACGGGTGTGAAATCGGCGATGATTCATCGGTGGGCCACTTTGTGGAAATTCAGAAAGGCGCGAAGATCGGGCGGCGCTGCAAGATTTCCACCCACACCTTCATCTGTGAAGGAGTGACCATCGAAGACGATGTATTCATCGGACACAGCGTCACGTTTATCAACGACCGCTATCCACGGGCGACCAATGCGGACGGATCACGTCAGACGGAGAACGACTGGGAATGCATTCCCACGCACATCAAGCGCGGGGCATCCGTCGGTTCCGGCTCCACCCTGCTCTGCGGCATCACCGTTGGCGAGAACGCCATCATCGGCGCGGGCAGTGTGGTCACAAGAGATGTACCGCAGAACATGATCGTTGCGGGCAATCCTGCCCGCATCCTCAAGCAGGCAACACATGGAGGCAACTGA
- a CDS encoding DegT/DnrJ/EryC1/StrS family aminotransferase, which yields MNVPFLDLSAQYHSLRSELHDAMQQVLDQTAFTGGPFVTRFEKSFAEYTHCAEAAGVSSGTNALHLALLAVGIKPGDEVITAANSFIATAEAISHCGAVPVFADCDPVTYTIDPQAVENAITNKTRAIIPVHLFGQMADMDPIMALARLHKLWVIEDACQAHGSEYKGQPAGSIGDAGCFSFYPGKNLGAYGDAGAVVSSQPGVIDNVRLLRDHGAARKYIHSVVGWNARMDGIQAAILSVKLKYLDAWNAARLAHAHYYKECFGSRAGVVLPGESPHGRHVFHLFVIQLENRDDVLQHMQSKHIQCGIHYPVPLHLQEAYAFLHQGTGTFPVTERCARRFLSLPMFPELTEEQIKHVTSEVIATMK from the coding sequence ATGAATGTTCCCTTTCTCGATCTGAGCGCACAGTATCACAGTCTGCGCAGCGAACTGCATGACGCCATGCAGCAGGTACTGGATCAGACGGCTTTTACAGGCGGGCCCTTTGTGACCAGGTTTGAAAAATCCTTTGCGGAGTATACACACTGCGCTGAGGCGGCAGGCGTCTCCAGCGGCACCAATGCGCTGCATCTGGCCCTGCTGGCTGTAGGCATTAAACCGGGCGATGAAGTGATCACGGCGGCCAACAGCTTTATTGCCACGGCCGAGGCCATCAGTCATTGCGGTGCCGTGCCGGTATTCGCCGACTGCGATCCCGTCACCTATACCATCGACCCGCAGGCCGTAGAAAACGCCATAACCAATAAAACGCGAGCGATTATTCCCGTGCATCTGTTCGGTCAGATGGCCGATATGGATCCCATTATGGCCTTGGCACGACTGCACAAGCTGTGGGTTATCGAAGATGCCTGTCAGGCGCACGGGTCGGAATACAAAGGCCAGCCGGCCGGCTCCATCGGTGATGCGGGCTGCTTCAGTTTTTATCCCGGAAAAAATCTGGGAGCCTATGGCGATGCCGGAGCGGTGGTCTCCAGTCAGCCGGGGGTCATCGACAACGTGCGCCTGCTGCGCGACCATGGGGCCGCGCGTAAATACATTCACTCCGTCGTAGGCTGGAACGCCAGGATGGACGGAATACAGGCGGCGATTCTCAGCGTAAAGCTAAAATATCTGGACGCATGGAATGCCGCACGCCTGGCGCATGCGCACTATTACAAGGAGTGCTTCGGCAGCCGTGCAGGAGTCGTTCTGCCCGGCGAATCGCCGCACGGACGCCACGTATTTCACCTGTTTGTCATCCAGTTGGAAAACCGGGACGATGTGCTGCAGCACATGCAGTCGAAGCACATCCAGTGCGGCATACACTACCCCGTTCCCCTGCACCTGCAGGAGGCCTACGCCTTTCTGCATCAGGGAACAGGCACCTTTCCGGTAACAGAACGCTGTGCTCGGCGGTTCCTTTCACTGCCCATGTTTCCGGAACTCACAGAAGAGCAAATAAAACACGTAACCAGCGAGGTCATCGCAACAATGAAATAG
- a CDS encoding polysaccharide export protein — translation MKTNITNQGHILKFLSILGALSIITLSGCTTLPASTKPVTGQSMPDTDVYLNPGDVVEVQFFYTPELNDIQTIRPDGKIALQLVGDVTAGGRTPTQLQAALQDQYTGVIEKPDVTVVVRELNNRSIYIDGAVRKPGMMMMPGNLTLLSAIIQAGGFDQGTAAVENVIVIRNIDGKRVTYCLNLRDAIIGASPHDPFYLHGQDIVYVPRTRIVDMGQWIDQHINQIVPQFGFTYYHTRGNSTIGLDTSSSR, via the coding sequence ATGAAAACGAACATAACGAATCAAGGTCACATCCTTAAATTTCTATCCATTCTGGGTGCACTGAGCATCATCACGCTGTCGGGCTGCACCACACTGCCCGCCTCGACCAAACCGGTAACCGGCCAGTCCATGCCCGACACCGATGTTTACCTGAACCCGGGCGATGTAGTAGAAGTCCAGTTTTTTTACACACCGGAACTGAACGACATTCAAACCATCCGACCCGACGGAAAGATCGCGTTGCAGCTGGTTGGCGATGTCACTGCGGGAGGCAGAACCCCCACGCAGCTTCAGGCGGCTCTGCAAGATCAATACACCGGCGTCATAGAGAAACCAGATGTTACCGTGGTGGTCAGGGAGCTGAACAACCGCTCCATATATATTGACGGAGCCGTAAGGAAACCCGGAATGATGATGATGCCCGGCAACCTGACGCTGCTCAGTGCCATCATTCAGGCGGGCGGATTCGATCAGGGAACTGCGGCGGTGGAAAACGTGATTGTCATCCGGAATATCGACGGCAAACGTGTCACCTACTGCCTGAACCTCCGCGATGCCATCATTGGCGCCAGCCCGCATGATCCTTTCTATCTGCACGGACAGGACATCGTATACGTCCCCCGCACCCGGATCGTGGATATGGGGCAGTGGATCGACCAGCACATCAACCAGATCGTCCCCCAGTTTGGATTCACCTATTACCACACACGGGGCAACAGCACCATTGGTCTTGATACATCATCGAGCCGCTAA
- a CDS encoding sugar transferase has protein sequence MFHISRYKNEDRNAGDPLDLGGQLCSEEKLRLAMMRECSRVDRSGGHFTVAVFESTQGALPEVLESLAHVICARLRFTDTAGWLNATTIGVLLPDTPHKGGRIYAKMILAKLPGEHLQPEWHVYTYPPHSADPDSDAFFKNEMAGKTPTWKRAMDITMAGTLLVILSPLMLLAALGIKLCSPGPVLFRQDRVGMAERNFCCYKFRSMHLNVDHEIHKSHLSYLMKTDVPMYKLDKTKDPRIFPFGRFIRAASIDELPQLFNVLKGDMSLIGPRPAIPYEHQQFQPWQRHRIDTLPGLTGLWQVSGKNKTTFSQMMRYDNRYAHHIALRNDIQIISKTIPVIVGQLLDSHLPILQQVPEHEV, from the coding sequence ATGTTTCATATCAGCAGATACAAAAATGAGGATCGGAATGCAGGCGATCCGCTCGATCTCGGCGGACAGCTATGCTCCGAAGAGAAACTGCGACTGGCCATGATGCGTGAGTGTTCGCGCGTCGACCGGTCGGGCGGGCATTTCACGGTGGCCGTCTTTGAATCAACGCAGGGAGCTCTGCCAGAGGTTCTGGAGTCGCTGGCCCATGTCATATGCGCGCGGCTTCGGTTCACGGACACCGCCGGCTGGCTCAATGCCACCACCATCGGAGTCCTGCTGCCGGATACCCCGCACAAGGGAGGGCGCATCTATGCCAAAATGATCCTTGCCAAACTGCCCGGGGAGCATCTGCAGCCGGAGTGGCATGTCTATACCTATCCGCCCCACAGCGCAGATCCGGATTCCGATGCCTTCTTCAAAAATGAGATGGCAGGCAAGACGCCGACCTGGAAACGCGCCATGGATATCACCATGGCGGGGACTCTTCTGGTCATTCTGTCGCCACTCATGCTGCTGGCAGCACTGGGCATAAAACTCTGCTCTCCCGGACCGGTTCTATTCCGACAGGACCGCGTGGGAATGGCGGAACGGAATTTCTGCTGTTACAAATTCCGTTCCATGCATCTGAATGTGGATCATGAGATTCACAAAAGTCATCTGAGCTACCTGATGAAAACAGATGTGCCCATGTACAAGCTGGATAAAACAAAGGATCCGCGCATCTTCCCCTTTGGACGATTCATCCGCGCGGCGTCCATCGACGAACTGCCCCAGCTGTTCAATGTGCTCAAGGGAGACATGAGCCTGATCGGACCGCGCCCGGCCATTCCCTATGAACACCAACAATTCCAACCCTGGCAGCGACATCGGATCGATACGCTGCCCGGGCTCACCGGACTGTGGCAGGTCAGTGGAAAAAACAAAACGACATTCTCCCAGATGATGCGTTATGACAACCGGTATGCCCATCACATAGCCCTGCGCAACGACATACAGATTATCAGCAAAACCATTCCGGTCATCGTCGGCCAGCTACTGGACAGTCACCTGCCTATCCTTCAGCAAGTACCGGAACACGAGGTATAA
- a CDS encoding glycosyltransferase family 2 protein: MKTPHYILVTAARNEAAYLADTIESVAAQTIMPRKWLIVSDGSTDDTDHIVLKYCQKHPFIELLRVYPDSHRNFGSKALAINAGYRQINAVPHEFVGILDADITMDPHYYKSVIEQFERDPLLGIAGGVLLDIIDGKEVPQITDQAWSVSGPVQMFRRTCFEAIGGYKAIAGGIDAVAEVEARMQGWKVRAFPELVVRHLRQTGIENHGKLGLYYQRGIEDYRLGYHPIFFVGRCIRRFKEPPYVLGGLLMLAGYMLPTLRRAPKKVSDDFIQYLRSEQVQRMKVFMHLEKGITP; encoded by the coding sequence ATGAAAACACCTCATTATATTTTGGTCACGGCAGCACGCAATGAAGCGGCTTATCTGGCCGACACCATTGAATCGGTCGCCGCACAAACGATTATGCCGCGGAAATGGCTAATCGTCAGCGACGGCTCAACCGATGATACCGATCACATCGTGCTGAAATACTGCCAGAAACATCCGTTCATCGAACTGCTGCGCGTCTATCCCGACAGTCACCGAAACTTTGGTTCCAAGGCTCTGGCCATCAATGCGGGCTATCGGCAAATTAATGCCGTCCCCCACGAATTTGTCGGCATACTGGACGCCGACATCACCATGGATCCCCATTACTACAAAAGCGTCATCGAGCAATTTGAACGCGATCCGCTGCTGGGCATTGCAGGCGGGGTTCTGCTGGATATTATCGACGGAAAAGAAGTGCCGCAGATCACCGATCAGGCCTGGAGCGTCAGCGGACCGGTTCAGATGTTTCGCAGGACCTGTTTTGAGGCCATCGGAGGATACAAAGCCATTGCGGGCGGCATTGACGCCGTGGCCGAAGTGGAGGCTCGCATGCAGGGATGGAAGGTCAGAGCCTTTCCGGAGCTGGTCGTTCGTCACCTGCGGCAGACCGGCATTGAGAACCATGGGAAACTCGGACTCTACTACCAGCGCGGCATCGAAGATTACCGGCTGGGATATCATCCCATCTTTTTCGTGGGACGCTGCATCCGGCGCTTCAAAGAACCGCCCTACGTGCTGGGCGGACTGCTCATGCTGGCGGGTTATATGCTGCCCACACTGCGACGGGCCCCTAAAAAAGTTTCTGACGACTTCATTCAGTATCTGCGCTCAGAACAAGTTCAGCGCATGAAAGTATTCATGCATCTTGAAAAAGGAATCACCCCATGA